A genomic window from Clostridium aceticum includes:
- a CDS encoding tyrosine-type recombinase/integrase, whose translation MVLHKRHTHATMLLEAGANIKEIQKCLRHSRLATMMDTYSLISSKLKQDSVNRFESITK comes from the coding sequence ATAGTTCTACATAAAAGACATACCCATGCTACAATGTTGCTGGAAGCTGGAGCAAATATTAAGGAGATCCAAAAATGTCTAAGGCATAGTAGACTTGCCACCATGATGGATACTTACTCCCTTATTAGCAGCAAACTAAAACAGGATAGTGTGAATCGTTTTGAAAGCATCACCAAATGA